The Novosphingobium kaempferiae genome includes a window with the following:
- a CDS encoding DUF1289 domain-containing protein yields the protein MCQFEGRSGWCRGCARTLDEVRKWRKMQPHGRKSIERELPRRLQKLAERAE from the coding sequence GTGTGCCAGTTCGAAGGCCGCTCGGGGTGGTGCCGCGGATGCGCGCGCACCCTCGACGAAGTTCGAAAGTGGCGAAAGATGCAGCCCCATGGGCGCAAGTCGATCGAGCGGGAGCTGCCTCGCCGGTTGCAGAAGCTTGCTGAGCGGGCTGAATGA
- a CDS encoding YihY/virulence factor BrkB family protein codes for MPQIDPKASRGLHATTPTAIPRSGWRQVVVRAWQEASKDNLSLIASGVAFCAVLALVPTLGAIVLTYGLVATPETVASNIASLTSMMLDEAAKLIGEQLSNVVQTSDGKKGIGLVIALGIALYGVMKGASALIVALNIAYDEEESRSFVRLNLLSLAIAAGGVLIAILAMIAIAGLSALSASFSGAPPFFAVLITIVSYLLVGAGGTALAAVIYRFGPNRAHAKWRWLTPGSLFASLSWMLMTFGFGLYVANFGNYDATYGSLGAAMVLLTWLYLSAYVLLLGAELNCELERQTSRDTTTGAEQPLGKRKAYAADTVAHTG; via the coding sequence TTGCCACAGATTGATCCCAAAGCTTCTCGCGGTCTGCACGCGACCACCCCTACTGCCATTCCAAGATCGGGCTGGAGGCAGGTGGTCGTTCGGGCTTGGCAGGAAGCGAGTAAGGACAATCTCAGCCTGATCGCTTCGGGGGTCGCCTTCTGTGCGGTGCTCGCCCTAGTACCAACACTTGGCGCCATCGTGCTGACCTATGGTCTTGTGGCGACCCCGGAAACCGTAGCGTCGAACATAGCATCACTCACATCCATGATGCTCGACGAGGCAGCAAAGTTGATTGGAGAGCAGCTCTCCAACGTCGTGCAAACCTCAGACGGCAAAAAAGGTATTGGCCTGGTCATTGCCTTGGGCATCGCTCTATACGGTGTGATGAAGGGCGCATCGGCGCTGATCGTGGCCCTCAACATCGCCTATGATGAAGAGGAAAGTCGCAGCTTCGTTCGCCTCAACCTGCTGTCTCTCGCGATCGCTGCGGGCGGCGTGCTCATCGCCATCCTCGCTATGATCGCTATAGCAGGCCTTTCCGCGCTCAGCGCCAGTTTTAGCGGCGCGCCACCGTTCTTCGCCGTTCTGATCACGATCGTTTCGTATCTGCTTGTTGGAGCCGGGGGCACCGCCTTGGCCGCGGTCATCTACCGCTTTGGCCCCAATCGGGCCCACGCGAAATGGCGGTGGCTGACACCCGGTTCGCTCTTTGCATCCCTCTCGTGGATGCTCATGACGTTCGGTTTTGGGCTCTACGTCGCGAATTTCGGCAATTATGACGCCACCTACGGATCGCTGGGCGCTGCAATGGTACTGCTCACCTGGCTGTATCTTTCAGCTTATGTACTCTTGCTCGGTGCGGAGCTGAATTGCGAGCTGGAGCGGCAGACGTCGCGTGACACGACCACTGGGGCGGAACAGCCGTTAGGCAAGCGAAAGGCTTATGCCGCAGACACGGTTGCGCATACCGGCTGA